The proteins below are encoded in one region of Telopea speciosissima isolate NSW1024214 ecotype Mountain lineage chromosome 10, Tspe_v1, whole genome shotgun sequence:
- the LOC122641504 gene encoding 4-coumarate--CoA ligase-like 9: MEPSIDPKNGFSSKTKTYQSLRPPVPLPPETLPLSASAHSLSLLLRNPSPPETTTLLIDAKTGNRLSAAQFLRHVESLAAYLQSNLNLSKGDTAFILLPPSIEVPILYFSLLSIGVVISPANPLSTKSEIFHQIQLSNPSIAFATSSTAGKFPSTASFHRGIVLLDSLAFRPMMATTSTGRFDLNKVRVNQSDPAAILYSSGTTGRVKGAILTHRNLIALIGGYYEMKPEATEENPPPDVSLMTLPLFHVFGMFMCVRAVALAEAVVMMERFDFEVMLKAIEAYKVTYMPVSPPLVVAMAKSDLVAKYDLSSLRLLGCGGAPLGKEVAERFVARFPDVEIVQGYGLTESTGSAARTMGPDESKQYGSVGRLAENMEAKIVDPITGAAMPPGHQGELWLRGPIIMRGYAKDEEATANTLEPDGWLKTGDLCYFDSDGFLYIVDRLKELIKYKAYQVPPAELEQLLQSHPKIADAAVIPYPDEEAGQIPMAFVVRKPGSNLNEAEVIDYIAKKVAPYKKIRRVAFVNSIPKNPSGKILRRELVDQALSSASAKL; this comes from the exons ATGGAGCCTTCGATCGATCCAAAGAACGGTTTCTCCTCAAAAACAAAGACCTACCAAAGCCTTCGTCCACCCGTTCCACTCCCACCGGAGACCCTCCCTCTCTCCGCCTCGGCCCATTCCCTCTCGCTCCTCCTCCGCAACCCCTCCCCGCCGGAAACCACCACTCTCCTAATCGACGCCAAGACTGGAAACCGACTTTCCGCCGCCCAGTTCCTCCGACACGTCGAATCCCTAGCTGCCTATCTCCAATCCAATCTCAACCTCTCTAAGGGCGACACCGCCTTTATCCTTTTGCCCCCATCAATTGAAGTCCCTATcctctatttttctctcctctccattgGCGTTGTCATCTCTCCGGCCAACCCCTTAAGTACCAAATCCGAGATATTCCACCAAATCCAGCTTAGCAACCCCTCCATCGCCTTCGCCACCTCCTCAACTGCCGGAAAATTCCCCTCCACTGCCTCTTTCCACCGAGGAATTGTTCTCCTAGACTCCCTAGCTTTCCGACCCATGATGGCGACAACCTCGACCGGACGGTTCGACCTGAACAAGGTACGGGTCAACCAGTCTGACCCGGCGGCGATTCTCTACTCGTCTGGTACCACCGGGCGAGTCAAGGGGGCGATCCTGACTCACAGGAATCTGATTGCCTTGATCGGTGGGTACTATGAGATGAAACCGGAGGCGACAGAGGAGAATCCACCACCGGATGTGTCTTTGATGACGCTGCCGTTGTTTCATGTGTTTGGGATGTTTATGTGTGTGAGGGCGGTGGCGTTGGCCGAGGCAGTGGTGATGATGGAACGGTTTGATTTTGAAGTGATGTTGAAGGCAATTGAAGCGTATAAGGTAACGTATATGCCGGTGTCGCCACCTCTTGTAGTGGCAATGGCGAAGTCGGATTTGGTGGCGAAGTATGATTTGAGTTCGCTGAGGTTGTTGGGGTGCGGTGGAGCCCCGCTCGGGAAAGAGGTCGCCGAGAGGTTCGTTGCTCGGTTTCCCGACGTGGAGATTGTGCAG GGTTATGGCTTGACTGAGTCAACAGGAAGTGCAGCAAGAACGATGGGGCCTGATGAGAGCAAGCAATATGGGTCTGTTGGCCGCCTAGCTGAGAATATGGAAGCCAAAATAGTTGATCCCATAACTGGGGCGGCCATGCCTCCTGGCCACCAGGGTGAGCTGTGGTTGCGAGGACCAATCATCATGAGAG GATATGCTAAAGATGAAGAGGCAACTGCAAATACCTTGGAACCTGATGGTTGGTTAAAGACTGGTGATCTTTGTTATTTCGACTCAGATGGCTTCCTTTATATTGTTGATAGGTTGAAGGAATTGATAAAATACAAGGCATACCAG GTTCCACCAGCTGAGTTGGAGCAATTACTGCAATCCCATCCAAAAATCGCTGATGCTGCTGTGATTCC GTACCCGGATGAAGAAGCAGGACAGATTCCCATGGCTTTTGTAGTGAGGAAACCTGGCAGCAATCTTAATGAAGCTGAAGTTATCGATTATATTGCTAAAAAG GTGGCACCATACAAGAAGATCAGGCGAGTTGCTTTTGTCAACTCAATTCCAAAAAATCCTTCTGGAAAGATCTTGAGGAGGGAGCTGGTGGATCAAGCTCTCTCTAGTGCATCTGCTAAATTATGA
- the LOC122643209 gene encoding beta-glucosidase 24-like, translating to MNALPFDDLNSLNRHSFPSDFYFGAASSAYQYEGAWNKGGRGPSIWDTLAHEHPDAIADKSNADVTVDFYHRYPEDVRTMKKLGMTAFRFSISWSRILPKGTLSGGINHKGIKFYSNLIDELKSNGLEPFVTLFHWDAPQALEDAYGGFLNSSIVNDFRDFADVCFHYFGDRVKNWMTLNEPYSYAVFGYGDGTYAPSRCSTWMGCREGDSSTEPYIVSHNMLLAHAAAVDVYRRKYKASQNGIIGIALNIFWTEPYSSHVEDINANERSIDFKFGWYMEPITNGDYPEIMKTLVGERLPKFNSKESKMLKGSIDFLGLNYYTTSYAFNVPPADCNYRSYQTDACANTTGIRNGTAIGTPTVSPWLYVYPMAMGQILNYIKGKYNNPLIYITENGVSQAKAPVSKSLNDTNRIEFLKTHLHYLHRAIREGANVRGYFVWSLLDNFEWNYGYTTTFGLYYVDFEIVTTKQRRIPKESAKWFKGFLRNVEDIKLPPS from the exons ATGAATGCATTACCATTCGATGATCTCAATTCCCTCAACCGGCATAGTTTCCCATCGGATTTTTATTTCGGTGCCGCATCATCTGCTTACCAA TATGAAGGTGCATGGAATAAAGGTGGTAGAGGCCCAAGCATCTGGGACACTTTAGCTCATGAACATCCAG ATGCCATAGCAGATAAGTCGAATGCAGATGTTACTGTGGATTTCTATCACCGCTATCCG GAGGATGTCCGCACAATGAAGAAATTGGGGATGACCGCTTTCAGGTTCTCAATCTCGTGGTCTAGAATATTACCTA aaGGCACACTAAGCGGGGGAATAAACCATAAAGGCATCAAATTTTACAGTAACCTTATTGATGAGCTTAAGAGCAATG GTCTTGAGCCTTTCGTAACTTTATTTCACTGGGATGCTCCCCAAGCCCTTGAAGATGCTTACGGGGGTTTCTTAAACTCTAGTATCGT GAATGATTTTCGAGACTTTGCAGATGTGTGCTTTCATTATTTTGGTGACCGAGTGAAGAACTGGATGACCTTAAACGAGCCATATTCCTATGCGGTGTTTGGATATGGTGATGGAACCTATGCGCCATCCCGATGTTCTACTTGGATGGGTTGCAGAGAAGGGGATTCATCAACGGAGCCATATATTGTGAGCCATAATATGCTCCTTGCTCATGCAGCAGCAGTTGATGTGTATAGGCGAAAATATAAG GCATCTCAAAACGGCATAATTGGAATAGCATTAAATATTTTCTGGACGGAGCCTTACTCCTCACATGTGGAAGACATTAATGCCAACGAACGATCTATTGATTTCAAGTTTGGATG GTATATGGAGCCAATAACCAATGGCGATTATCCAGAAATTATGAAAACACTTGTGGGTGAACGGCTGCCGAAATTTAATtcaaaagaatcaaagatgtTAAAAGGGTCTATTGACTTCCTGGGATTAAATTACTATACTACCTCTTATGCTTTCAATGTTCCTCCAGCCGACTGCAACTATCGAAGCTATCAAACTGATGCTTGCGCCAACACTACCG GTATTCGAAATGGCACTGCAATTGGTACACCG ACTGTTTCACCATGGCTCTATGTATATCCAATGGCCATGGGACAAATTCTGAATTACATAAAGGGGAAATACAACAATCCTCTTATTTACATCACCGAGAATG GAGTTTCCCAGGCGAAAGCCCCAGTATCGAAGTCCCTCAATGACACCAACAGAATTGAATTCCTCAAAACTCATCTACATTACCTTCACAGAGCCATCAG GGAGGGCGCGAATGTGAGAGGATACTTCGTATGGTCTTTGCTTGACAACTTTGAGTGGAACTATGGTTATACAACCACGTTTGGACTGTACTACGTGGATTTTGAGATAGTGACTACTAAGCAGAGGCGGATCCCAAAGGAATCAGCTAAATGGTTTAAAGGCTTCCTAAGAAATGTAGAGGATATCAAGCTTCCTCCGTCTTAA